In Verrucomicrobiota bacterium, one genomic interval encodes:
- a CDS encoding zinc ribbon domain-containing protein: protein MIFCPNCQNPVPEGALMCRECRTPINHSEIAVGNMLAARTTDYAVGGVNWGAVIVGAALALGIWNGGMQLLVLAFGLHAIWFSMIVKVSAVSVGAFYAGLKSYSAELTHGLLVAAIVAAVNGALAYAIYRTPLTFELVLIDFVFIDFGTALFGAFLGGKMQR, encoded by the coding sequence ATGATTTTCTGCCCGAACTGCCAGAACCCCGTGCCCGAGGGCGCGCTCATGTGCCGTGAATGCCGCACGCCCATCAACCACAGCGAGATCGCTGTCGGCAACATGTTGGCCGCGCGCACGACCGACTACGCCGTCGGCGGGGTCAATTGGGGCGCTGTCATCGTCGGCGCGGCGCTTGCGCTCGGCATCTGGAACGGCGGCATGCAGCTCCTGGTGCTGGCCTTCGGCCTCCACGCGATCTGGTTCAGTATGATCGTCAAGGTCAGCGCCGTCTCGGTCGGCGCCTTCTATGCCGGGCTCAAATCGTACAGCGCCGAGCTGACGCACGGGCTGCTCGTGGCTGCCATCGTCGCCGCCGTCAACGGCGCCCTTGCCTACGCCATCTACCGTACGCCCCTCACGTTCGAACTCGTGCTCATCGACTTCGTCTTCATCGATTTCGGCACCGCGCTGTTCGGCGCCTTCCTCGGCGGCAAGATGCAGCGGTAG